One part of the Enterococcus sp. DIV1094 genome encodes these proteins:
- a CDS encoding M60 family metallopeptidase — translation MKKTLLFSAVLLGMVMYSEINHADEVIDKNETSTAIQTNQNVSTKLEIKQSENLNAYKANILNNTYGPSSNQSTGIYKRANDVIEIYVDENTDQSKLPTYSITGAGLTDYLEGWTRGIQLNRGRNVISGTQVGIIHIQNEQDQLTSSGKVNIEIKGGITIPRFILGETTNAQWDQIVANHPGAPGYELLGERVLITGSSRSIHLVRNPTNIVETQDKVIKSHDKISGLDNSASNHRTPVGLVQHMRETHSAGAYMYAYLQHTGYHADTMYALLMPERQEQWGMYHEIGHTYQMNRMNWNGLTEVTVNIYSLRAEKEFGIRSRLERDNRYTSIFNYLNSTGQKQFDSQNVWTKLAMFWQLELAFGEDFYPNLHKMYRNEQRSLPSEQDKRQYFVVAASKISGRNLQPFFQQWGIDVTAESRLEMEKLPKLTKKIWEYRDEMTGDVGNIDGEDNNSDDKEAPTIPTGLATEEVTSNSVKIKWNQSVDNTKVKGYRIYRNGVRVGTTETLDYTDKNLASDTAYVYQVSAFDEAGNESEKTQFITVVTKQEEKDTQAPSIPTGLTAGTVTANSAQFSWGPSTDNNRVAGYNVYRNGVKVNSVSGSTFTDTNLSSNTAYTYQVSAYDAAGNESEKSQAITITTKDQSVLEDTWRIDQVYTTGNLVIYNGIQYRAKWWIKGERPDISQAWEKTDKTQIEEWVASKAYSGGDRVSYKGKTYEAKWWNTNANPETSDVWVLK, via the coding sequence ATGAAAAAGACTTTACTTTTTAGTGCGGTTTTGTTAGGGATGGTTATGTATTCAGAGATAAATCATGCAGATGAAGTTATTGATAAAAATGAAACTTCCACAGCAATCCAAACGAATCAAAATGTTTCAACGAAATTAGAAATCAAGCAAAGTGAGAATTTGAACGCCTATAAGGCAAATATTTTAAACAATACATATGGACCAAGTTCCAATCAATCAACAGGGATTTATAAACGTGCGAATGATGTGATCGAAATTTACGTTGATGAAAATACAGATCAATCGAAACTACCGACTTATTCGATCACTGGCGCTGGATTGACCGACTACCTTGAAGGTTGGACAAGAGGAATTCAATTAAATAGAGGAAGAAACGTGATCTCAGGAACACAAGTTGGTATTATCCATATTCAAAATGAACAAGATCAATTAACTTCTTCTGGAAAGGTAAATATTGAAATCAAAGGTGGTATCACGATTCCACGCTTTATTCTTGGTGAAACAACGAATGCACAATGGGATCAAATCGTAGCAAATCATCCAGGAGCACCAGGATATGAATTACTAGGTGAACGTGTATTGATTACAGGATCAAGCAGATCGATTCATTTGGTAAGGAATCCGACCAATATTGTAGAAACGCAAGATAAAGTCATCAAATCACACGATAAGATTTCCGGTCTTGATAATAGTGCCTCGAATCACCGTACTCCTGTTGGTTTAGTCCAACATATGCGTGAAACGCATTCTGCTGGTGCTTATATGTATGCTTACTTGCAACATACTGGTTATCATGCGGATACGATGTATGCTTTGTTGATGCCTGAACGTCAAGAGCAATGGGGCATGTATCATGAAATTGGACATACGTATCAAATGAATCGGATGAATTGGAATGGTTTGACAGAAGTGACAGTCAATATCTATTCTTTACGTGCGGAAAAGGAATTTGGTATTCGTAGTCGTTTGGAAAGAGATAATCGTTATACATCTATTTTCAATTATTTGAATAGCACTGGACAAAAACAATTTGATAGCCAAAATGTTTGGACAAAATTAGCGATGTTCTGGCAATTGGAACTAGCCTTTGGTGAAGATTTCTATCCAAACTTACATAAAATGTACCGTAACGAGCAACGCTCATTACCATCAGAACAGGATAAACGTCAGTATTTCGTTGTAGCTGCTTCTAAAATCAGTGGCAGAAACTTGCAGCCTTTCTTCCAACAGTGGGGAATCGATGTAACAGCAGAGAGTAGACTTGAAATGGAAAAACTACCGAAATTAACGAAAAAAATCTGGGAATATCGCGATGAGATGACTGGTGACGTTGGCAATATCGATGGTGAAGATAATAACAGCGATGATAAAGAAGCACCGACGATCCCAACTGGACTTGCTACAGAAGAAGTAACAAGCAATTCTGTAAAAATCAAATGGAATCAATCAGTTGATAACACAAAAGTCAAAGGCTATCGTATCTACCGAAATGGGGTACGAGTTGGGACGACTGAAACATTGGATTACACAGATAAGAATTTAGCGAGTGATACTGCTTATGTCTACCAAGTAAGTGCTTTTGACGAAGCAGGTAATGAGTCTGAGAAAACACAATTTATCACGGTTGTGACAAAGCAAGAGGAAAAAGATACACAAGCACCAAGTATTCCGACAGGCTTGACTGCTGGGACAGTGACTGCTAATAGTGCGCAGTTCAGCTGGGGACCATCAACGGATAACAACCGAGTAGCAGGATACAATGTATATCGTAACGGCGTTAAAGTCAATTCAGTAAGTGGTTCGACGTTTACAGATACAAATTTATCGAGCAACACAGCATATACTTATCAAGTAAGTGCTTATGATGCAGCGGGGAATGAATCAGAAAAAAGCCAAGCAATCACGATCACTACAAAAGATCAAAGTGTGTTGGAAGATACATGGCGCATCGACCAAGTGTATACGACAGGCAATTTAGTGATTTATAATGGGATCCAATATCGTGCCAAATGGTGGATCAAAGGAGAACGCCCAGATATTTCACAAGCATGGGAAAAAACAGATAAAACACAAATAGAAGAATGGGTAGCAAGTAAGGCATATTCTGGTGGCGATCGAGTAAGTTACAAAGGGAAAACTTATGAAGCAAAATGGTGGAATACCAATGCGAATCCAGAAACAAGTGATGTCTGGGTACTCAAATAG
- a CDS encoding M60 family metallopeptidase, producing MKKYVLFSTVLLGMVIFSNTVSGEEVIKGETGQATVEINATNQNVSKKLTIKQSENLDAYKGNILDNPYGPSTNQSTGIYKRATDVIEIYVDESTDQTKLPTYTITTPALTNFSDGSANGTQLVKGRNVISGSQVGLIHFRNESGQTAQGKISIEIKGGIEIPRFILGETTQQEWTQMLANDPNAVGYELVSDRVLVTGSNRTLQDAKDPKSILEAHEKVISLHNQSSGLDGSSAAHRTPIGMVQHLRETIQSGYYMYAFYQHTAYSSTSDAMRTVLNPTTMGQWGIWHELGHTYQLTRMNWKDLAEVTVNIYSLRAEKALGQRSRLERENRYTPIFNYLNGTGQKQFDSQDVWVRLGMFWQLELAFGDDFYPNLHKMYRNEQRSLPSEQDKRQYFVVAASKISGRNLQPFFEKWGIEVTTATKTELAKLPNLTKKIWEYRDEMTGDVGNIEGENGGDEVAPTTPTGLTSEEVTSHSVKLKWNPSTDNTKVKGYRIYRNGVRVGTTETLDYTDQNLASDTTYVYQVSAFDEAGNESEKTQFLTVVTKQEEKDTQAPSIPTGLTAGTVTANSAQISWGPSTDNNRVAGYNVYRNGVKVNAVSGSTFTDTNLASNTAYTYQVSAYDAAGNESEKSQAITITTKDQSVLEDTWRIDQVYTTGDLVIYNGIQYRAKWWIKGERPDTSQAWEKTDKTQIEEWSASKAYSGGDRVTYKGKTYQAKWWNTNANPETSDVWALK from the coding sequence ATGAAAAAATATGTATTGTTTAGTACCGTGTTGTTGGGGATGGTTATATTTTCGAATACAGTAAGTGGAGAAGAAGTAATCAAAGGTGAAACGGGACAAGCGACAGTAGAAATTAATGCAACGAATCAAAATGTATCAAAGAAATTAACGATTAAACAAAGTGAAAATCTGGACGCATATAAGGGGAATATTTTAGATAATCCATATGGGCCAAGTACGAATCAATCAACGGGAATCTATAAACGTGCAACTGATGTGATCGAGATCTATGTGGATGAGTCAACGGACCAAACAAAGTTACCGACGTATACGATTACTACGCCTGCGTTAACTAATTTCTCGGATGGTTCTGCAAACGGCACACAGTTAGTAAAAGGGCGTAATGTGATTTCTGGCTCTCAAGTGGGCCTTATCCATTTTCGAAATGAATCAGGTCAAACAGCACAAGGGAAAATAAGCATTGAAATCAAAGGTGGAATAGAGATTCCACGGTTTATTCTTGGAGAAACAACGCAACAGGAATGGACCCAAATGCTTGCCAATGATCCGAATGCAGTAGGTTATGAGTTAGTAAGTGACCGTGTATTGGTGACTGGTTCGAATCGAACACTTCAAGATGCAAAGGACCCTAAATCAATCTTAGAGGCTCATGAGAAAGTCATCTCGCTACATAACCAAAGCTCTGGTTTGGATGGCAGCTCAGCAGCGCATCGTACGCCTATTGGAATGGTCCAGCATTTGCGCGAAACCATTCAATCGGGCTATTACATGTATGCCTTCTATCAACATACTGCATATAGTAGTACTTCTGATGCTATGAGAACGGTATTAAATCCTACGACTATGGGACAGTGGGGAATCTGGCATGAGCTCGGTCATACATATCAACTGACCCGTATGAATTGGAAAGATTTAGCAGAAGTAACTGTGAATATCTATTCTTTACGTGCAGAAAAAGCATTAGGTCAACGTAGTCGATTAGAAAGAGAAAATCGTTACACGCCTATTTTCAATTATTTGAATGGCACTGGACAAAAACAATTCGATAGCCAAGATGTTTGGGTAAGACTAGGGATGTTCTGGCAATTAGAACTTGCTTTCGGTGATGACTTCTATCCAAACTTGCATAAAATGTACCGTAACGAGCAACGCTCATTACCATCAGAACAAGATAAACGTCAGTATTTCGTTGTAGCAGCTTCTAAAATCAGTGGCAGAAACTTGCAGCCTTTCTTTGAAAAGTGGGGAATCGAAGTGACGACAGCAACTAAAACAGAACTGGCAAAACTTCCGAATTTAACAAAGAAAATTTGGGAATATCGTGATGAGATGACTGGGGATGTTGGGAATATTGAGGGAGAAAACGGTGGCGATGAAGTAGCGCCAACGACCCCAACTGGTCTTACGTCAGAAGAAGTAACAAGTCATTCTGTGAAGTTGAAGTGGAACCCATCAACAGATAATACCAAAGTCAAAGGCTATCGCATTTATCGGAATGGTGTGAGAGTAGGAACAACTGAAACATTGGATTACACTGACCAGAATTTGGCGAGTGACACCACGTATGTCTACCAAGTAAGTGCTTTTGATGAAGCAGGTAATGAGTCTGAAAAAACACAATTTCTCACGGTTGTGACGAAACAAGAGGAAAAAGATACACAAGCACCAAGTATTCCAACAGGTTTGACGGCTGGTACAGTGACTGCTAATAGTGCGCAGATCAGCTGGGGGCCATCAACGGATAACAACCGAGTAGCAGGATACAATGTGTATCGTAATGGCGTGAAAGTTAATGCAGTAAGTGGTTCGACGTTTACAGATACGAATTTAGCAAGTAACACGGCTTACACTTACCAAGTAAGTGCTTATGATGCGGCGGGGAATGAATCAGAAAAGAGCCAAGCAATCACGATCACTACAAAAGATCAAAGTGTGTTGGAAGATACATGGCGCATCGACCAAGTGTATACGACAGGCGATTTAGTGATTTACAATGGAATCCAATATCGTGCCAAATGGTGGATCAAAGGAGAACGTCCAGATACTTCACAAGCATGGGAAAAAACAGATAAAACACAAATAGAAGAGTGGTCTGCGAGCAAAGCGTATTCTGGTGGCGATCGAGTAACATACAAAGGAAAAACGTATCAAGCCAAATGGTGGAATACCAATGCGAATCCAGAAACGAGCGATGTTTGGGCATTGAAATAG
- a CDS encoding PTS sugar transporter subunit IIC has product MLTKFTEVIERYLAGPMAKIANQRHLRAIRDGIIATLPLIIVGSFFLIIAFPPLPPSWGIYQFLSENAATILLPYRMTMYIMSLYATFGIGASLAKTYKLDVVSGGLLATIAFLLTFIPVNIPLEAAEAAGTSGFVLPMANLGGGGMFVGIITSIFAVEVYRLTDKSKFKITMPEQVPPAVARSFEALTPTLIVILVMASISYYIGFDWHTAVSKVVSPLISATDTLPSVLLLIFLITFFWAFGIHGVSIIGSLARPLWLQILESNTTAAAAGEALPNIAAEPFYQWFVWIGGAGCTIGLAILLAFTAKSKYASKLGKAIITPSLFNINEPVIFGVPIVLNPTLIIPFIFAPMVCATIAWFATKLGLVSAVTITAPWTLPGPIGAYLATGGDWRAAVLNILLIILSIFMYYPFVKIYDKNELAKEQALEETSKDRTVAN; this is encoded by the coding sequence ATGTTAACGAAATTCACAGAAGTCATTGAGCGTTATTTAGCTGGTCCAATGGCAAAAATTGCAAACCAACGTCATTTACGCGCTATTCGTGATGGGATCATCGCCACTTTACCACTGATCATCGTAGGCTCATTTTTCTTGATCATTGCTTTTCCTCCCTTACCACCTAGCTGGGGAATCTATCAGTTCTTGTCGGAAAATGCCGCAACGATTTTACTACCTTATCGCATGACCATGTATATCATGTCTCTTTATGCCACATTTGGAATTGGCGCTAGTTTGGCAAAAACCTATAAACTCGATGTCGTTTCTGGGGGGTTATTAGCAACGATTGCTTTTTTATTAACATTCATCCCTGTCAACATTCCTCTTGAGGCTGCGGAAGCTGCTGGCACTTCTGGTTTTGTTTTGCCAATGGCAAATTTAGGTGGCGGCGGAATGTTCGTTGGTATCATTACCTCTATTTTTGCTGTGGAAGTTTATCGATTAACAGACAAATCTAAATTCAAAATCACCATGCCCGAACAAGTACCGCCAGCAGTTGCTCGATCGTTCGAAGCATTGACGCCAACGTTGATCGTGATTTTAGTTATGGCATCGATCAGCTATTATATCGGCTTTGATTGGCATACAGCCGTTTCAAAAGTTGTCAGCCCTTTGATCAGCGCTACCGACACGTTACCGAGTGTACTATTACTTATTTTTCTGATCACCTTTTTCTGGGCGTTCGGTATCCATGGTGTCTCCATCATCGGTTCACTTGCTCGTCCACTATGGTTACAGATCTTAGAATCGAATACGACCGCGGCGGCAGCTGGAGAGGCGTTGCCAAATATTGCGGCTGAGCCATTTTATCAATGGTTTGTGTGGATCGGTGGTGCAGGTTGTACGATTGGTTTAGCGATCCTGCTCGCCTTTACTGCCAAGTCGAAATACGCTTCAAAGCTAGGGAAAGCGATTATTACTCCTTCCCTTTTCAATATCAATGAACCAGTTATTTTTGGGGTACCGATCGTATTGAATCCAACATTGATCATTCCCTTTATCTTTGCGCCAATGGTTTGTGCAACTATTGCTTGGTTTGCGACAAAACTCGGCTTAGTCAGTGCAGTCACGATCACCGCACCGTGGACACTCCCTGGACCGATCGGCGCATATCTAGCAACCGGCGGAGACTGGCGGGCAGCTGTGTTAAACATTCTATTGATCATTCTTTCCATTTTTATGTATTACCCATTCGTCAAGATTTATGATAAAAATGAATTAGCAAAAGAACAAGCTTTAGAAGAAACTTCAAAGGATCGTACAGTTGCTAACTAG
- a CDS encoding TPM domain-containing protein codes for MTKTKNSLYLFFLLAVSLLWTPIVGAATPTVNDEAGLFTSDQIATLNQQAQEINEKIKGQVFIVTTDSNSEEPRDFADNYLRNAIGNDQNGSVLLLDMGQREIYISTSGNMIDYLTDRRIDSTLDDVYDEMTNANYFAAAQAYLTKASGYVDEGVPGGHYRVDEATGKITRYKVLTTIEIVIALVLAAVLGIAFYVINVSRYQLKSGTYKYPFREKASIKLTDKTDRLTNSFVTTRRIPKAPPPGSGGGGSTTHSSGGGTFGGGGRSF; via the coding sequence ATGACCAAGACAAAAAATAGTCTTTATCTTTTCTTTTTATTAGCGGTTAGTTTACTATGGACACCGATCGTAGGTGCAGCTACTCCAACGGTCAATGACGAAGCAGGTCTATTTACAAGCGACCAAATCGCAACATTGAACCAACAGGCACAAGAAATCAACGAAAAGATCAAAGGTCAGGTATTTATCGTAACTACTGACTCTAACTCTGAAGAGCCTAGAGACTTTGCTGACAACTATCTGCGAAACGCAATAGGAAACGATCAAAATGGTTCTGTTTTACTTTTAGATATGGGTCAACGAGAAATCTATATCTCTACTTCTGGGAATATGATCGACTATTTGACGGATCGCCGGATCGATTCGACCTTAGACGATGTTTATGACGAAATGACGAATGCGAATTATTTCGCGGCAGCTCAGGCTTATCTGACTAAAGCTTCTGGCTATGTGGATGAAGGTGTGCCTGGTGGTCATTACCGCGTAGATGAAGCGACAGGTAAAATCACTCGATACAAGGTACTAACTACGATCGAGATAGTGATTGCACTTGTCTTAGCTGCTGTATTGGGCATCGCTTTTTATGTCATAAACGTCTCTCGCTACCAATTGAAATCAGGGACATACAAATACCCATTTCGTGAAAAGGCTAGTATCAAGTTAACGGACAAAACGGATCGTTTGACGAATTCGTTTGTTACGACCCGTCGTATCCCTAAAGCACCACCACCAGGAAGCGGTGGCGGTGGCAGCACGACTCATTCGAGTGGTGGTGGGACCTTTGGTGGCGGTGGTCGAAGCTTTTAA
- a CDS encoding TFIIB-type zinc ribbon-containing protein: protein MDVLTHKCPNCGGPLTFDPKDQKFHCDYCLNVYTEAEVSQYEEEQKAARNIDGNQEQPAASDDFTFTAEEQLDQMDETERQAFADAGGVSDAEATAEQTTTGEQSSMELFLCPSCGAEIVTEATTAATYCYYCHNPVVLSGRLSGDFLPNKVLPFAVEKEEAIKQFLAWTKKKWFVPKAFFNQDQIDKLTGVYFPYWATDAELDGSLQANGTVIRIWRVGDIEYTETKQYAVQREGKLSFKELVKNALSKNTQQKMVEAVQPFPLDKAIDFKSQYLAGFQAEKRDIEYQAIKADIQNELRDYSEKLLRDTANGYTTLTGVRTSTQITGEKNEYVLLPVWLVTYRSNDSDKKVYYYAMNGQTGKVSGVLPISHKKLALTSFGIFAVLAILFMIGGYLI from the coding sequence ATGGATGTTTTAACACATAAATGCCCCAATTGCGGCGGACCATTGACCTTCGATCCAAAAGATCAAAAATTTCATTGCGACTATTGCTTGAATGTCTATACAGAAGCTGAAGTCAGTCAATATGAAGAGGAACAAAAAGCGGCCCGCAATATCGATGGGAATCAAGAGCAACCAGCTGCAAGTGATGACTTCACTTTTACTGCTGAAGAACAACTTGATCAAATGGATGAAACGGAACGACAAGCATTTGCAGATGCTGGCGGAGTGTCTGATGCAGAAGCAACCGCTGAACAGACAACTACTGGCGAACAAAGCAGTATGGAACTATTTTTATGCCCGAGTTGCGGTGCAGAGATCGTTACAGAGGCAACGACTGCTGCTACCTACTGCTACTACTGCCATAACCCAGTTGTGTTATCTGGACGTCTGAGCGGTGACTTTTTACCAAACAAAGTTTTACCTTTTGCGGTAGAAAAAGAAGAAGCAATCAAACAATTTCTCGCCTGGACAAAGAAAAAATGGTTTGTGCCAAAAGCCTTTTTCAATCAAGATCAAATCGATAAATTGACCGGCGTTTATTTCCCTTATTGGGCGACCGATGCTGAACTGGACGGTTCCTTGCAAGCCAATGGAACAGTTATCAGGATCTGGCGTGTCGGCGATATCGAATACACCGAAACAAAACAATATGCTGTCCAACGTGAAGGGAAACTTTCATTTAAAGAATTAGTGAAAAATGCCTTGTCAAAAAATACTCAGCAAAAGATGGTGGAAGCGGTCCAGCCATTTCCATTAGACAAAGCGATTGATTTCAAGAGTCAATATCTGGCAGGTTTCCAAGCAGAAAAACGTGACATTGAGTACCAAGCGATCAAAGCAGATATCCAAAATGAGCTACGTGACTATTCGGAAAAATTGTTGCGGGATACAGCAAATGGCTATACTACGTTGACCGGGGTACGAACTTCTACTCAGATCACCGGCGAAAAAAATGAATACGTGCTGTTACCTGTTTGGCTAGTTACTTACCGTAGCAATGACTCCGATAAGAAAGTCTACTATTATGCCATGAATGGTCAAACTGGTAAGGTCAGTGGTGTATTACCAATCAGTCATAAAAAGCTAGCTTTGACCTCTTTTGGCATATTCGCCGTTTTAGCCATCCTCTTTATGATTGGAGGCTACTTGATATGA
- a CDS encoding SPFH domain-containing protein — protein sequence MGLIKAATSMIGGGLADQWIEVIEPDNMSDTTVMTKGVKVRKDDKRGSNRKGTDDVLTDGTVVHVYPNMMMLLVDGGKIIDYTAEEGYYTVKNDAAPSMFNGSLKGAIAETFDRFKFGGVTPQKQQVFYINLQEIKGIKFGTSAPLNYFDNFYNAELFLRAHGTYSIHITDPILFYTNAIPKNKTQVEIADINEQYLAEFLTALQSAINQMSADGQRISYVPSKSLELSKYMGTALDDSWRELRGMEIVSVAVASISYTDDSVKLINMRNEGAMLGDPSVREGYVQGSIARGMEAAGKNDAGAMTGFMGMGMGMNANGSYLAQSSQNNQDQIKQQQEKQNQQTAQGTNDTWTCPVCGTENTGKFCSNCGGAKPVANSQPKLEMKCSECNEVVDLSNGIPKFCPNCGKPFKGIPLD from the coding sequence ATGGGACTTATTAAAGCAGCAACTAGTATGATCGGCGGCGGATTGGCAGATCAATGGATCGAGGTCATTGAACCAGATAATATGAGCGATACAACAGTCATGACTAAAGGTGTCAAAGTACGAAAAGATGACAAACGTGGTTCAAATCGAAAAGGAACAGATGACGTATTGACAGATGGTACTGTCGTTCATGTTTATCCAAATATGATGATGCTCTTAGTGGATGGCGGAAAAATCATCGATTATACGGCTGAAGAAGGCTACTATACGGTGAAAAACGATGCCGCTCCTTCTATGTTCAATGGTTCATTGAAAGGTGCAATCGCTGAAACCTTCGACCGTTTTAAATTTGGTGGCGTCACACCACAAAAACAACAAGTATTCTATATCAATCTCCAAGAGATCAAAGGAATCAAATTTGGCACAAGCGCGCCATTGAATTACTTTGATAATTTCTATAATGCAGAGCTATTCCTACGTGCACATGGAACGTATTCTATCCACATCACTGATCCGATTTTATTTTATACAAATGCGATCCCTAAAAACAAAACACAAGTTGAAATCGCAGATATCAATGAACAGTATTTAGCAGAATTCTTAACTGCTTTACAATCAGCAATCAACCAAATGTCTGCTGATGGGCAACGGATTTCTTATGTCCCATCAAAAAGCTTGGAACTAAGCAAATACATGGGAACAGCCTTAGATGATTCATGGCGTGAGCTTCGTGGCATGGAAATCGTTTCTGTCGCAGTTGCTAGCATCTCTTATACAGATGATTCAGTCAAACTGATCAACATGCGTAATGAAGGGGCAATGTTAGGTGATCCAAGTGTCCGTGAAGGTTATGTCCAAGGCTCGATTGCTCGTGGGATGGAAGCCGCTGGTAAAAATGATGCCGGTGCAATGACAGGCTTCATGGGTATGGGCATGGGGATGAATGCCAATGGTTCTTATCTGGCACAATCCTCACAAAACAATCAAGACCAAATCAAACAACAACAAGAAAAACAAAATCAACAAACCGCTCAAGGCACAAATGATACGTGGACTTGCCCTGTCTGTGGCACCGAAAATACAGGGAAGTTCTGTTCAAATTGTGGCGGGGCAAAACCTGTAGCGAATAGCCAACCAAAGCTTGAAATGAAATGTAGCGAATGTAATGAAGTGGTGGATCTTTCAAATGGTATTCCTAAGTTTTGTCCTAATTGTGGAAAACCATTCAAAGGTATCCCACTCGACTAG
- the dnaX gene encoding DNA polymerase III subunit gamma/tau, with amino-acid sequence MAYQALYRVWRSQRFEDIVGQKAVTQTLKNAIVSHKTSHAYLFTGPRGTGKTSAAKIFAKAINCPNSKDGEPCNHCEMCQSITTGTQEDVIEIDAASNNGVEEIRFIRDRANYAPTKAAYKIYIIDEVHMLSTGAFNALLKTLEEPKESVIFILATTEPHKIPATIISRTQRFDFKRINAADITEHLEYILDQSEITYEAPALTVIARAAEGGMRDALSILDQAISFSNGTITLDDAMQVTGSLTNEMMDAYLSACFNKEIPQALQELNQILAAGKESRRFLEDLLSYCRDLLMYQQAPNLLEETSHVKTETFTTLAKEIPAQRLFQTIQILSDTQNEVRFTNSATIYLEVATVKLAQASAAVSQQAPSETDQQQVKQLQQEIQELKKEIKEIKNGTVKVATNQQTTQAPVQKKQPSTYRIPTERVYNVLKEATRKHLNDVKEVWDDLLMSLSVTQRAMLKASEPVAAGPSGLVIAFDYEIVCQRAANDEELQLAIHNQLSRMIKDYAPEPVYITRESWPGLRKNYLVQVKDGGAEESFASDDESDEIELIPQEQTNQENVVTKAEELFGSAVTVIDD; translated from the coding sequence ATGGCATATCAAGCACTTTATCGTGTGTGGCGTTCACAGCGATTTGAAGATATCGTTGGACAAAAAGCTGTGACACAAACATTGAAAAATGCGATTGTTTCCCATAAAACCTCACATGCCTATTTGTTTACAGGACCAAGAGGGACAGGGAAAACAAGTGCGGCAAAAATATTTGCCAAGGCGATCAATTGCCCAAACAGTAAAGATGGTGAACCTTGTAATCATTGTGAGATGTGTCAGTCGATTACGACTGGAACGCAAGAAGACGTCATTGAAATCGATGCGGCAAGTAATAATGGTGTCGAAGAGATCCGTTTCATCAGAGACCGAGCAAATTATGCACCGACAAAAGCCGCTTACAAAATTTATATCATTGATGAAGTCCACATGCTTTCAACTGGGGCATTCAATGCCTTACTAAAAACACTGGAAGAACCAAAAGAAAGTGTTATTTTTATTTTAGCAACGACCGAACCGCACAAAATACCTGCAACGATCATTTCTCGAACACAACGTTTTGACTTTAAGCGAATCAATGCAGCGGATATCACCGAACACTTAGAATATATCTTGGATCAATCAGAGATCACCTATGAGGCACCTGCACTGACTGTCATCGCAAGAGCAGCAGAAGGTGGGATGCGCGATGCGTTGAGTATTCTTGACCAAGCGATTTCCTTTAGTAATGGGACGATCACGTTGGATGATGCGATGCAAGTCACAGGTAGTTTGACAAATGAGATGATGGATGCGTATCTGTCGGCTTGTTTCAACAAAGAGATCCCACAAGCCTTACAAGAATTGAATCAAATTTTAGCGGCAGGAAAAGAGTCGCGACGCTTTTTGGAAGATCTGCTGTCTTACTGTCGTGATTTATTGATGTATCAACAAGCACCGAATTTGTTAGAGGAAACTTCACATGTCAAAACAGAAACATTTACGACATTAGCGAAGGAGATTCCAGCACAGCGGTTGTTCCAGACGATCCAAATTTTGAGTGATACACAAAATGAGGTACGGTTTACGAATAGTGCGACGATTTATTTAGAGGTTGCGACTGTGAAACTGGCACAAGCTTCAGCAGCTGTCAGTCAACAAGCGCCAAGTGAAACCGACCAGCAACAAGTGAAGCAACTCCAACAAGAGATCCAAGAACTAAAAAAAGAGATCAAAGAGATCAAAAATGGTACGGTGAAAGTCGCGACCAATCAGCAAACGACACAAGCACCTGTTCAGAAAAAACAGCCAAGTACGTACCGTATTCCGACTGAACGGGTGTATAATGTATTAAAAGAAGCAACAAGAAAACACTTGAATGATGTAAAAGAAGTCTGGGATGATCTTTTGATGAGTTTGTCGGTCACGCAACGAGCAATGTTAAAAGCGAGTGAACCAGTTGCGGCTGGTCCAAGTGGGCTTGTCATTGCGTTTGATTATGAGATCGTCTGTCAACGAGCAGCAAATGATGAAGAACTGCAATTAGCGATCCATAATCAACTTAGCCGAATGATCAAAGACTATGCGCCTGAACCTGTGTATATCACAAGGGAAAGCTGGCCAGGTCTAAGAAAGAATTACCTTGTTCAAGTAAAAGACGGAGGAGCAGAAGAATCGTTTGCGTCTGATGATGAGTCGGATGAGATCGAATTGATCCCTCAAGAACAAACAAACCAAGAAAATGTAGTGACGAAAGCTGAAGAACTTTTTGGTTCAGCAGTCACAGTAATCGATGATTAG